Proteins from a genomic interval of Rosa chinensis cultivar Old Blush chromosome 2, RchiOBHm-V2, whole genome shotgun sequence:
- the LOC112186155 gene encoding polyprotein of EF-Ts, chloroplastic, protein MTPVVPYSISNVSVFPGTAFSSRKTNSLTKFNFSRKSARHTLSPHSFLLPFSTSIRLFPLYNNKCPVHHRSRTYVVSTTGTDVAVEQPDSPVAEASTEALDKSSDAAETSEKSSNSDASSSPSQARRARTSRQSEMSPVKNEELVPGATFTGKVRSIQPFGAFIDFGAFTDGLVHVSQLSDTYVKDVGSVVSVGQEVKVTLVEANMETKRISLTMREGKDASSSDRGGSDRRGGPKKGERKNEGRKSSKFAKGQDLVGTVKNLVRAGAFISLPEGEEGFLPQSEEADEGFASIMGETSMEVGQEVNVRVLRISRGQVTLTMKKEEDIQKSESQITQGVIHTATNPFLLAFRQNKDIAAFLDEREKVEKATKETVNPKSTEESTQKVNETENESNIHEVLDKQVSSDEQSLGVSSAVDESIENDGAPLEVVDVGASGIDDTSSKEDQETIVSSSTETPETIDGAVQDVQKEEMSSEILVPEESISATDSTIQESPSTDGVENDSNPDSCSEIANQALPSDITATEEVLESKVDDTVAKDPPQIEPPTSESESPSAPLTEDEEVQPAPNTSGSITSSDVQPDLASPQETKATISPALVKQLREDSGAGMMDCKKALLESGGDIVKAQEFLRKKGLASADKKASRATAEGRIGSYIHDSRIGILLEVNCETDFVSRGNIFKELVDDLAMQAAACPQVQYVTTEDVPEEFINKEREIEMQKEDLLSKPEQIRSKIVDGRIRKRLEELALLEQPYIKNDKVVVKDWVKQTIATIGENIKVKRFVRFNLGEGLEKRSQDFAAEVAAQTAAKKVPTAGKEQPAAVEAKETVQKAPTVAISAALVKQLREETGAGMMDCKKALSETGGDIEKAQEYLRKKGLSSAEKKSSRLAAEGRIGSYIHDARIGVLIEVNSETDFVGRSEKFKELVDDLAMQVAACPQVQFVSVEDIPESTVKKEKELEMQREDLLSKPENIRERIVEGRISKRLGELALLEQPFIKDDSILVKDLVKQTIAALGENIKVRRFVRFTLGETVEGAKSEVEA, encoded by the exons ATGACGCCTGTAGTTCCATATTCTATAAGCAATGTCTCAGTATTTCCTGGAACTGCCTTTTCCTCAAGAAAGACCAATTCTTTAACCAAATTCAATTTTTCTAGGAAATCCGCTAGACATACTCTATCCCCCCACAGTTTTCTTTTACCTTTTTCGACCTCTATTAGATTGTTTCCATTATACAACAACAAATGCCCTGTACATCATAGATCTAGAACCTATGTAGTATCTACCACAGGGACTGATGTAGCAGTGGAGCAACCAGACTCACCCGTTGCAGAAGCTTCAACTGAAGCTTTGGATAAATCCTCCGATGCAGCTGAAACTAGTGAAAAATCCTCCAACTCTGACGCAAGTTCCAGTCCATCTCAGGCAAGGCGTGCAAGAACTAGTAGGCAAAGTGAGATGTCACCTGTTAAGAATGAGGAGCTGGTTCCTGGCGCAACTTTTACAGGGAAAGTGAGATCAATCCAGCCATTTGGTgctttcattgattttggagctttcaCAGATGGCCTGGTACATGTTTCACAGCTGAGTGATACTTATGTAAAAGATGTAGGAAGTGTTGTTTCTGTTGGGCAAGAGGTGAAGGTGACATTAGTTGAAGCCAATATGGAGACTAAGCGGATATCTCTCACTATGCGTGAAGGCAAAGATGCTTCCAGTAGTGATAGGGGTGGATCTGATAGGAGAGGTGGTCCaaagaaaggagagaggaaaAACGAGGGGAGAAAAAGTTCAAAGTTTGCTAAGGGGCAGGACTTAGTGGGCACGGTGAAGAATTTGGTGAGGGCTGGTGCTTTTATATCTCTTCCTGAGGGGGAAGAAGGTTTCTTGCCTCAGTCGGAGGAAGCTGATGAAGGATTTGCAAGCATTATGGGGGAGACCTCTATGGAGGTTGGCCAGGAAGTTAATGTCCGTGTGTTGCGTATTAGTAGAGGACAAGTAACCTTGAcaatgaagaaagaagaagatattCAAAAGTCAGAGTCCCAGATCACTCAAGGAGTCATCCACACAGCAACAAACCCATTTCTCCTGGCTTTTCGCCAAAACAAGGATATTGCTGCATTTTTGGACGAAAGAGAGAAAGTAGAGAAAGCAACTAAAGAAACTGTAAATCCAAAGAGTACAGAAGAATCAACACAGAAGGTTAATGAAACTGAGAATGAGTCCAATATTCATGAAGTGCTGGACAAACAAGTAAGCAGTGATGAGCAAAGTCTTGGTGTCTCTTCTGCCGTGGACGAAAGTATTGAAAATGATGGTGCTCCTTTAGAGGTGGTTGATGTGGGAGCCAGTGGAATAGATGATACGTCAAGCAAAGAAGACCAGGAAACCATCGTTTCTAGTTCAACAGAAACTCCAGAAACTATAGATGGTGCAGTCCAAGACGTACAAAAAGAAGAGATGAGTTCCGAAATCTTGGTTCCTGAAGAAAGTATATCTGCCACAGATTCTACAATTCAGGAGTCTCCGTCAACTGATGGTGTGGAAAATGATTCAAATCCAGATTCGTGTAGTGAAATAGCTAATCAAGCATTGCCATCAGATATTACAGCAACTGAAGAGGTTCTAGAGAGTAAAGTGGACGACACAGTAGCAAAAGATCCACCTCAAATAGAACCACCTACTTCAGAGAGTGAAAGTCCTTCAGCTCCACTAACTGAAGATGAGGAAGTTCAACCAGCTCCTAATACAAGTGGGAGTATCACCAGCTCAGATGTACAACCAGATCTTGCTTCTCCTCAAGAGACAAAAG CAACTATATCACCAGCTCTTGTAAAACAGCTCCGTGAAGACTCAGGAGCTGGAATGATGGACTGCAAAAAGGCTTTGTTAGAGTCTGGAGGAGACATTGTCAAAGCCCAGGAGTTCCTTAGAAAGAAAGGCTTAGCAAGTGCAGACAAGAAAGCCAGCAGAGCCACTGCTGAAGGGAGAATAGGTTCATACATTCACGATAGCAGGATTGGTATCTTGCTGGAGGTAAACTGTGAGACAGATTTTGTTTCCCGGGGTAACATTTTCAAGGAGCTGGTTGATGATCTGGCTATGCAAGCAGCTGCATGCCCTCAAGTACAGTATGTTACTACAGAAGACGTTCCTGAAGAGTTTataaacaaggaaagagagatTGAGATGCAGAAAGAAGATCTTTTGTCAAAGCCAGAGCAGATTAGATCAAAGATTGTTGACGGGAGGATCAGGAAGAGGCTCGAGGAGCTGGCATTGCTTGAGCAGCCCTACATCAAGAATGATAAGGTGGTGGTGAAGGACTGGGTGAAGCAAACCATTGCAACCATTGGGGAAAACATAAAAGTCAAGAGGTTTGTGCGTTTCAATCTGGGAGAAGGCTTGGAAAAACGGAGTCAGGATTTTGCAGCTGAAGTGGCTGCTCAAACTGCAGCAAAAAAGGTGCCCACAGCAGGGAAAGAACAGCCTGCTGCAGTTGAAGCAAAGGAAACAGTTCAGAA GGCACCAACTGTAGCTATCTCAGCTGCTTTGGTTAAACAACTAAGGGAAGAAACTGGAGCGGGAATGATGGACTGCAAGAAAGCTCTCTCAGAAACTGGAGGGGATATAGAGAAGGCACAAGAGTACCTCAGAAAGAAAGGTCTTTCTTCTGCTGAAAAGAAATCCAGCCGGCTTGCTGCTGAAGGCAGGATAGGATCTTATATTCATGACGCTCGCATTGGAGTTCTGATTGAAGTAAACTCCGAGACTGATTTTGTTGGTAGAAGTGAAAAATTCAAGGAGTTGGTTGATGACCTGGCAATGCAAGTTGCGGCCTGCCCACAGGTGCAATTTGTATCTGTCGAAGATATTCCAGAGAGTACTgtaaagaaggaaaaagagctTGAGATGCAGAGGGAGGACCTTCTGTCAAAACCTGAAAACATCAGGGAGAGAATCGTGGAGGGAAGGATCTCAAAGAGGCTTGGGGAGCTTGCTTTGTTGGAGCAACCTTTTATCAAAGATGATAGTATATTGGTGAAGGATCTGGTGAAGCAGACGATTGCTGCTCTTGGGGAAAACATAAAAGTTAGAAGGTTTGTTCGGTTCACTCTTGGGGAGACAGTTGAGGGTGCGAAATCAGAAGTTGAAGCATAA